A stretch of the Capsicum annuum cultivar UCD-10X-F1 chromosome 8, UCD10Xv1.1, whole genome shotgun sequence genome encodes the following:
- the LOC107840242 gene encoding scopoletin glucosyltransferase-like, which yields MDKITDQIHVYFLPMMAPGHMIPLVDMARQFARHGVKATIITTPLNASKFSKTIQRDRELGSDISIRTTEFPCKEVGLPEGCENLASTTSSEMTLKFVKALYLFQQPLQQFLEEDHPDCIIAGSFFPWTVDVAAKLGIPRLSFSGSGLLPLCAHYSLMEHKPQLKVESETEEFIIPGLPDTIKMSRQQISDHLKDEKETPMTEIVNDILRAEKISYGAIVNSFYELESNYVKHYREVVGRKAWHVGPVSLCNKDNEDKAQRGQESSFSEQQCLDWLNTKEPKSVIYICFGSMSIFSSAQLLEIAIALEASDQQFIWVVKQSTTNEEQDKWMPEGFEENLNGRGLIIKGWAPQVLILDHEAIGGFVTHCGWNSLLEGVAAGVPMVTWPLSAEQFFNEKLLVEILKIGVPVGAQAWSQRTDSRVPINRENIQRAVTKLMVGQEADEMRRRAAALGKSAKMAVEKGGSSDNSLVSLLEELRWGMSSSN from the coding sequence ATGGATAAAATAACAGATCAAATTCACGTATACTTTTTACCAATGATGGCTCCAGGCCACATGATACCATTAGTAGACATGGCTAGGCAATTTGCTAGGCATGGTGTGAAGGCAACAATTATCACGACTCCCCTCAACGCATCTAAATTCTCCAAAACAATCCAAAGAGATAGAGAGCTGGGCAGTGATATCAGCATCCGTACGACTGAGTTTCCTTGTAAAGAAGTTGGATTGCCAGAGGGCTGTGAAAACTTAGCTTCTACTACAAGTTCAGAAATGACTCTAAAATTCGTCAAAGCCTTGTACTTGTTTCAACAGCCACTCCAACagttcctggaggaagatcatcCCGATTGTATAATAGCAGGCAGTTTCTTCCCATGGACTGTTGATGTTGCAGCCAAGCTGGGGATTCCAAGACTAAGTTTTAGTGGCTCGGGTTTGCTTCCTCTTTGTGCTCATTACAGTTTGATGGAACACAAGCCTCAATTGAAAGTTGAATCTGAGACGGAAGAGTTCATCATCCCTGGCCTTCCCGACACAATAAAGATGTCAAGACAACAGATTTCAGACCATTTAAAGGATGAAAAAGAAACCCCGATGACTGAAATAGTTAATGATATTCTGAGAGCAGAAAAGATTAGTTACGGAGCTATTGTAAACAGCTTTTATGAGCTGGAATCAAATTATGTAAAGCACTACAGGGAAGTAGTAGGGAGAAAAGCCTGGCATGTTGGTCCAGTGTCGCTCTGCAACAAAGACAATGAAGATAAAGCCCAAAGAGGCCAAGAAAGTTCCTTTTCTGAGCAACAATGTTTAGATTGGCTCAATACCAAGGAACCAAAATCGGTCATTTATATCTGCTTCGGCAGCATGTCAATCTTCTCATCGGCTCAGTTGCTTGAGATAGCAATCGCTCTTGAAGCATCAGACCAGCAATTTATTTGGGTGGTGAAGCAAAGCACAACAAATGAAGAGCAGGATAAATGGATGCCAGAAGGATTTGAGGAAAACCTGAACGGGCGAGGTCTGATAATAAAAGGATGGGCACCTCAGGTGTTGATCCTTGATCACGAAGCCATTGGTGGTTTCGTGACTCACTGTGGATGGAACTCATTGCTTGAAGGAGTAGCTGCTGGAGTGCCAATGGTTACGTGGCCACTGTCAGCGGAgcaattttttaatgaaaagctGCTTGTAGAGATACTAAAGATTGGAGTTCCAGTAGGTGCTCAGGCCTGGTCTCAAAGAACAGATAGCAGAGTCCCAATAAACAGGGAAAACATACAGAGAGCAGTGACCAAACTGATGGTTGGTCAAGAAGCTGACGAGATGAGAAGGCGTGCAGCTGCCTTGGGAAAATCGGCTAAAATGGCCGTGGAGAAAGGCGGATCCTCTGACAACAGCTTGGTTTCCTTACTAGAAGAACTGAGGTGGGGCATGAGCAGCTCCAACTGA
- the LOC107840243 gene encoding protein IRX15-LIKE: MKANSAKLIVFHPSLHKQGSGTITASPRIWFLVFLSFFTFAFALTFFTAKDAAPITKTGGDTGAGRSSLPASVFDALLHYATVNSSTVSSRMSAVELNSIVTVLRRCKPPCNFLVFGLTHETLLWHSLNHNGRTVFVDESAYFVSKLEEKRPDIEAYDVQFTTKVSELHDLLAHTKEQRKGECRPVQNLLFSDCKLGINDLPNHIYDVPWDVILIDGPRGFSTSAPGRMTAIYTAGVFARSKRGGSSKTHVFVHEIDRGVEKICSEEFLCSENLVETKELLGHFVVEKMEANRFEFCSVFDPSSSPSTTSSSAV, from the coding sequence atgaaggctAATAGTGCTAAGCTTATTGTTTTTCATCCATCTCTGCACAAACAAGGATCAGGAACAATCACTGCTTCTCCACGCATTTGGTTTcttgttttcctttcctttttcaCTTTCGCTTTTGCGCTTACTTTCTTCACTGCTAAAGATGCAGCACCTATCACAAAAACCGGCGGAGATACCGGCGCCGGTAGATCCTCGTTGCCGGCGTCTGTATTCGACGCGCTTCTTCACTATGCTACTGTGAATTCATCTACTGTTTCTTCCCGCATGTCGGCGGTGGAGCTGAACTCGATCGTCACCGTCCTCCGTCGTTGTAAACCACCTTGTAATTTCCTTGTTTTTGGTCTTACTCATGAAACTCTTCTCTGGCATTCACTCAACCACAACGGACGCACAGTTTTCGTCGACGAAAGTGCTTATTTCGTCTCTAAATTGGAAGAAAAACGCCCGGATATTGAAGCTTATGATGTGCAGTTTACTACGAAAGTGAGTGAATTGCACGATTTGTTGGCACATACGAAAGAGCAGCGCAAAGGAGAATGCAGGCCGGTGCAGAATCTACTATTTTCCGACTGCAAATTAGGGATAAACGACCTACCAAATCACATATACGATGTACCATGGGACGTGATTTTGATAGACGGACCACGTGGGTTTTCCACTTCCGCTCCGGGACGTATGACGGCGATATACACCGCCGGCGTTTTTGCCCGGAGCAAAAGAGGTGGTTCCAGCAAAACACACGTGTTTGTCCACGAAATCGACAGAGGTGTAGAGAAAATTTGCAGTGAAGAGTTCTTATGCAGTGAAAATTTGGTGGAAACTAAAGAACTGTTGGGCCATTTTGTGGTGGAAAAAATGGAAGCTAATAGGTTTGAATTTTGTTCAGTCtttgatccttcttcttctccttcaacAACATCGTCTTCAGCTGTTTAA
- the LOC107879956 gene encoding uncharacterized protein At4g06744, whose translation MKILYFFIIFPILTNINCQLLPPLPALNLSFLDQSLALIFPIIQNFKNTITLDPFGVTQSWTGPDICNYKGFYCDNPPNNSSATSLASIDFNGFQLSAPTLDGFIDQLPDLAIFHANSNNFSGTISSEISNLPYLYELDLSNNQFIGAFPMSILNIHTLTFLDIRYNLLTGIIPPQIFVQNLDAFFLNNNNFIQKLPDNLGSTTAFYLTLANNKFVGPIPRSIGQAPNLLEILLLNNLLNGCIPYELGLLKKAIVIDVGYNMLTGPLPCSLGCLESVEQLNFAGNLLYGQVPEVICSLRNLVNFTLSYNYFTKVGPLCRELIESGVLNVEENCIVGLPNQRSTVECVLFRSQIKFCPLQKSFSIIPCNISKFSPHRPPRAERHLISYSALSKKHTKLS comes from the coding sequence ATGAAGAtcctttatttcttcattatcttTCCAATTCTAACCAATATCAATTGCCAATTACTACCACCTTTACCAGCACTAAATTTATCCTTCTTAGACCAAAGTCTAGCTCTAATATTCCCAATAATacaaaatttcaagaacacaatcACTCTTGATCCTTTTGGTGTCACACAATCTTGGACAGGCCCTGATATTTGCAATTACAAAGGCTTCTATTGTGATAATCCACCTAACAATTCCTCAGCAACTTCACTTGCTTCCATTGATTTCAATGGATTTCAACTAAGTGCTCCAACATTAGATGGATTCATTGATCAACTACCTGATTTAGCCATATTTCATGCCAATAGCAACAATTTTTCGGGCACAATTTCATCGGAAATTTCTAATCTTCCTTATCTCTACGAACTTGATCTTAGTAACAACCAATTCATTGGTGCATTTCCCATGTCAATTCTCAATATCCATACTCTAACTTTCTTGGATATTCGTTATAATCTCTTGACCGGGATAATCCCACCTCAAATTTTCGTACAAAATCTTGATGCATTTTTtctcaacaacaacaatttcattcaAAAACTTCCAGACAACCTTGGATCCACCACTGCGTTTTATTTAACCTTAGCCAACAACAAATTCGTCGGTCCAATCCCACGTAGCATTGGACAGGCTCCGAATTTGTTGGAAATTTTGCTCTTGAACAACTTGCTTAATGGTTGCATTCCTTATGAATTAGGacttttgaaaaaagcaattgtGATTGATGTTGGATATAACATGTTAACTGGTCCATTGCCATGTTCATTAGGGTGTTTGGAAAGTGTGGAGCAGTTGAATTTTGCTGGAAATTTGCTTTATGGACAGGTTCCAGAAGTGATATGTTCACTAAGAAATTTAGTGAATTTTACTTTGTcatataattattttacaaaagtaGGGCCATTATGTAGGGAATTAATCGAAAGTGGAGTTCTTAATGTTGAAGAAAATTGCATTGTTGGTCTACCTAATCAGAGATCAACAGTGGAATGTGTATTGTTTAGGTCGCAAATTAAATTTTGTCCATTACAGAAGAGTTTTAGTATCATACCTTGTAATATTTCGAAATTTAGTCCCCATAGACCACCTAGAGCAGAAAGACACTTGATTTCATATTCTGCTTTGtcaaaaaaacatacaaaattgtCTTAA
- the LOC107879496 gene encoding scopoletin glucosyltransferase-like produces the protein MSEAYIMRQSETLLRKCIKILHAINPHITSDKNHSSYTPFFVSFKTFSQNGSAPFFFFPVMAQGHVIPTLYMANLFASRGVKATIITTPLNEFVFSKAIQRNKHLGIEIDIRLIKFPAPKNDLPEDSERPGLARLKFSFRPPNSLSRPCECLDRLPSDDKLANFFKAAAMMKEPLEQLIEECRPNCLITDMFLPWTTDSAARFNIPRIVFHGTSYFAQCVGASIKRNKPFNNVSSDSETFLVADLPHEIKLTRTQLSLFEQSGRRVDCYPLFHQSSDP, from the exons ATGAGTGAAGCTTACATAATGAGGCAaag TGAAACCCTCCTACGTAAATGCATTAAGATACTCCATGCAATTAATCCTCATATAACGTCTGACAAGAACCACTCTAGCTATACACCCTTCTTTGTTTCTTTCAAAACATTTTCACAAAATGGATCAgctccatttttcttctttcccGTGATGGCTCAAGGCCACGTGATTCCTACACTATATATGGCCAATCTCTTTGCTTCCCGTGGTGTTAAGGCCACCATAATCACTACCCCTCTCAATGAATTTGTTTTCTCCAAAGCTATTCAAAGAAACAAGCATTTGGGTATCGAAATTGACATCCGCTTGATTAAATTCCCAGCTCCGAAGAACGACTTGCCTGAAGATAGCGAGCGCCCAGGTCTGGCTCGA TTAAAATTTAGCTTTAGGCCACCGAATTCGTTGAGCCGACCCTGCGAGTGCCTTGATCGCCTTCCTTCTGATGACAAACTCGCAAATTTCTTCAAAGCTGCAGCTATGATGAAAGAACCACTAGAGCAGCTTATTGAAGAATGTCGCCCAAATTGTCTGATTACTGATATGTTCCTTCCTTGGACTACTGATTCTGCTGCCAGATTTAACATTCCTAGAATTGTTTTCCACGGCACTAGCTATTTTGCACAGTGTGTCGGAGCCAGTATCAAGCGTAATAAGCCTTTCAACAATGTGTCTTCTGATTCTGAAACTTTTCTGGTAGCAGATTTGCCTCATGAAATCAAGCTGACTAGAACGCAATTGTCTCTGTTTGAGCAGTCGGGACGAAGAGTCGATTGTTATCCCTTATTCCACCAATCAAGTGACCCTTAG